Genomic window (Mesorhizobium sp. M4B.F.Ca.ET.058.02.1.1):
CGAAATGGGCTATTCCGGCGCCAACATGGATGCCGTCGCTCTCGAGGCGAACTTGTCGAAGCCGACGCTTTACCAGTACTTCCAGTCCAAGGAGGCGCTGTTCTCGGCCATGATGCTTGGCGAGCGCGACCAGATGCTGGCGGTCTTCGAACATCCTTCCGATCGCGGCATGGTGGCGGACCTGCTGGAATTCTCATGGGACTACGCCGACACCGTGCTGCGTCCGGACCTCCTGTCGCTGGCAAGGCTCATCATCGGCGAGGTGCAACGCTTTCCGGAGATCGGCCGCGCCTATCAGGAGGTGGGGCCGGACCGCCTGCTGCGCGGCATCATGGATTATCTGGAAGGCCAGCGACGCGCCGGCCGGCTGGCCTTCGACGACGCCGAACTCGCCGCGCAGGATCTATGGGGCCTGATCCTGTCGGCGCCGCGCACGCAGGCCCTCTACATGCCGGACCACTCTCCCTCGCGCGCCGAGATCGCTCGTTATCTGCACAACGGCCT
Coding sequences:
- a CDS encoding TetR/AcrR family transcriptional regulator — its product is MTALSRRQQNKIERERRILEAALKVFSEMGYSGANMDAVALEANLSKPTLYQYFQSKEALFSAMMLGERDQMLAVFEHPSDRGMVADLLEFSWDYADTVLRPDLLSLARLIIGEVQRFPEIGRAYQEVGPDRLLRGIMDYLEGQRRAGRLAFDDAELAAQDLWGLILSAPRTQALYMPDHSPSRAEIARYLHNGLKVFLKAYSTQPETDLAELARLIGAHSLNQVQHDA